The following nucleotide sequence is from Deltaproteobacteria bacterium.
GACAGCGGGCCCGTAGCTCAGTTGGCAGAGCCACCGGCTCATAACCGGTTGGTCCCAGGTTCGAGTCCTGGCGGGCCCACTAATTATTATGAAGATTTCTTCTTTAGCGTCGCTTTTAGAGAATTATTTTCCTTCAGAATTGGCATTGAAAAATGATAATCCCGGTTTACAGGTAGGCAATTTCAACAATGAGATAAAAGGTATTCTCTTATCGTTAGATGTTTATCTTTCCACTATAGGTGAGGCAAAAGAAAAAAACTGCAATTTGATTATTTCTCATCATCCACTCCTCTTTTTTTCTACCAAGAAAATAAATACTTCAGTCTATCCTTATAATGCTGTACAAAAAGCCATTCAAAACGATATAACCCTCTATGCTATTCATACCAACGCAGACATAGCCGATGGAGGTTTAAATGACTATTTATGTAAAATTTTAGGCATCAACCGTGTGGAAAAAATACCGCCGGACAATCTAATAAGATATGGTACTCTACCAAGACCCATGAAATTAATAGAGTTGTGTGAACATATAAGGAAGAAACTGCATGTACCACATATTAAATATGTAGGAGAGAAAAACAAATATGTGAAAGATGCGGCTGTCTGTAGCGGAAGTTGCGGAGATATGTTATGGAATTTGAACGGAGAATTCGATGTTTTCATAACAGGTGACATCAAGCATCACACAGCTATCTACGCCAAAGAGAGGGATATCAAACTGATAGATGCCACACACTTCTCAACGGAACTGATATTCAAAGACCTGTTAGACGAAATACTCAAAAAACACATAGGAAATATTCCTATTTTAAAGAGCAAACATGATAGTTTGCCCTGGAAATACTTTACTAAAGGAGGCAACGTTGAATAAAGATGTACAAGAACTCTTAAAGGTTCAAAAATTGGACAAAGAAATCGTAAAGTTAAACGGAGAAATCGAAAAATTGCAGAAGAAAGCAGAAGAAAAAGAGATAAAAGTAAAATTACAAACAAATAATGTAGAATCTCTGCGCAAGGATGTGCAAGAATTATTAAAAGATAAGAAATTTAAAGATGAACTTTTAAATGAAAGCGTAGAGAATTTAAAGAAATTAGAAGAAAAAACAAAGAGTGTAACTACAGAAAAACAACTCAGTGCGATAAATACAGAAATAGAAATTTCCAAAACCAACGAAGATATGTTAGAAGAAAAATTGCTAAGTATAATAGGATCTATTGAAGAAAAGAAAAAAAGTGTTCAGGAAGCAGAAACATCTTTAAATAGTGCCCAAAAAGAAATGGATGCACTTAAACAAACAACGGAGAGAAACATAAATCAAATAAACAAAAATATCAATGAAATAAAGAAAAGAAAAAAAATATTGTATAAAAATATCGATGTAAAAATCATCAAAAGATACGAGGAACTAAACAGGTGGACAAAGGGTACAAGTATTGTTCCTGTAAAACAGGGAGCATGCTATGGTTGTTTTATGAAAATCACACCTCAAACCCTTACCACAGTGAAAGAAACAGATGAAATAGTATTTTGTCCCAACTGTGGAAGGATCCTATATTATCCTGAAAATGAAGAAGAATAAAAAACTAACTATAAATACAGACGGATCATCCCTTTCTAATCCTGGACCAGCAGGAATAGGAATCGTTGTTTATAATGATCAAAACGATATAATAGAGAAAATAAGTAAGTATATTGGGAAAGCAACAAACAATGTCGCTGAATATAAAGCACTAATAGAAGCCCTAAATTTTGCCAAAGATTTTGGAGCAGATGAAGTAAGGGTAAAATCGGATTCAGAACTTGTGGTAAGACAGGTCAATGGAAGCTATATGGTCAAAGATAAAAAATTAAAAATACTACTAAAGGAAGTTCTCAATTTAATAGAAAATTTTTCTACATTTTCCATTATACACATACCAAGAGAAGAAAATAAGATGGCAGATAATTTAGCAAAACGAGCAGCGGTGTTAGAGTAGGTCATAAGCCGGGTTCTGTACCTTAATAAAAAGGTGGTAGCCATTTATCTAGAGTTGACAGTTACCTGCCACTTCAAGCGACCTACCCGAGAACATAGGACGGACACGCCTTTCGTTCTCCTACTCGGTCTTGCTCCAGAAGGGGTTTACCATGCGGTATATATCACTACATACCCGGTGAGCTCTTACCTCACCTTTTCACCCTTACCCTGTGAAATGGCAACTTTGCCTATTTCATGGGGCGGTATCTTTTCTGTGGCACTTTCCTTAAGATCACTCTCACTGGGTGTTATCCAGCTTCCTGCCCGTAGGAGCCCGGACTTTCCTCTACTTCTATTAAGAAATAGCGGCTACCTGACCTACTTTAACATTATAACCTATATTCCTATTTAAGAAATAGTCAAGTCAGTTAAATGTTTAAAAAACATAGGATAAGATGTATCAATAGATGAAGTATCATCAAGAACAATATTATCTTTAGAAACAAGAGAAGCAATAGCAAAAGACATTGCTATCCGATGATCATAATATGTATTTATCTTTCCTCCCGTTAATCTTCCTCCTTCTATTATTATTCCATCTGGCAACTCTTCACATTTTATCCCTATATGACTTAGATTTTCCACCATCGCCTTTATGCGATCACACTCCTTATATCGCAATTCAGAAGCATCTTTAATTATTGTTTTTCCATCAGCACAGGAGGCCAGGATGCAAATTATAGGAATCTCATCAATGATACGGGGAATAATACTCCCTTCCAAAGAAACACCTCTGATGTGCGGAGAATAACAGACAACTACCTCTCCTATTTTTTCTCCGTTTATTTCTCTGCTATTTCTTATTTCAAATTCTACATTCATCATCCGAAATACATCCAAGATACCTGCACGTGTTGGATTTAACACTATATCTTCAAATAAAACCTGCGAACGAGGAACTAAGGCCGCAGTCACCATAAAGTAAGCAGCTGAAGAAATATCCGCTCCGATCTCTATATAACCTGGCGAATGCAGAATTCTATTTGAGCCTAAGCTAATCAAACAATCTACACATTCTACATCCACATTCATACTCTTCAGCATTATTTCGGTGTGATTTCGCGAAGGAAGAGGTTCTTTTATCTCTACCTCCCCCTGAGAAAATAGCCCTGCCAAAAGTATGGCCGATTTAACTTGAGCACTGGCTACAGGCATCTCATACCTTATACCATTTAACGGGCATTTCCCCCTTATAACCAGTGGAGGAATTGCTCCATTTTCTCTTCCATCAATCATTGCTCCCATCATACGCAAGGGCTGTACAATTCTTTTCATTGGCCTTTTTCTCAACGACTCATCGCCGGTGAAAATAGTCAGAAAATTTGCACCCGAAACCAGCCCTGCCAAAAGGCGCATACCTGTGCCAGAATTCCCCAAATTCAGAACATCCTCTGGCTCTCTTAATGAAAATTTTCCCTTGCCTTCAACGACAACATATTCATCTTTTTGCCCTATACTTACACCCAACATCTGTAAGGCACGCATAGTGCAATCTATATCCCTGGAGTTAAGGAGATGCTTAATGTATGTTTTACCTTCTGCAATGGAGGAAAGAATCAGCGCACGCTGAGAAATAGACTTATCCGAACCAACCCTAATTTTACCTTTAAACATCATCTTATCCACACATCCACATCATGATAAATATACAACATATCATTTTTACGCTTGTATTTGAACCCCACGCCACTCAGGTCTATCTCTCCTTGAAATGTCACCTTGCCTAAACCAGAAAGTTCATCTTTACCACTATTCCAATTTGCCTTTTCCGTCTTTATTGTAAAGTTTTTACCTCTTGCTGTAACATTCCCGTCAAGTTGAACATTTCTTTCCTTGTCTGCCCTTGCTGCTTTCGCCATAATCAGAATATCGCCATATTTTTTGGTAGGATGTCTCAGCTGCACATCACGGAAGAGATAAATATCCCCTTTATAAATTTTCATCTCTTTTGCCTTTAAGACA
It contains:
- a CDS encoding Nif3-like dinuclear metal center hexameric protein encodes the protein MKISSLASLLENYFPSELALKNDNPGLQVGNFNNEIKGILLSLDVYLSTIGEAKEKNCNLIISHHPLLFFSTKKINTSVYPYNAVQKAIQNDITLYAIHTNADIADGGLNDYLCKILGINRVEKIPPDNLIRYGTLPRPMKLIELCEHIRKKLHVPHIKYVGEKNKYVKDAAVCSGSCGDMLWNLNGEFDVFITGDIKHHTAIYAKERDIKLIDATHFSTELIFKDLLDEILKKHIGNIPILKSKHDSLPWKYFTKGGNVE
- a CDS encoding ribonuclease HI family protein; protein product: MKKNKKLTINTDGSSLSNPGPAGIGIVVYNDQNDIIEKISKYIGKATNNVAEYKALIEALNFAKDFGADEVRVKSDSELVVRQVNGSYMVKDKKLKILLKEVLNLIENFSTFSIIHIPREENKMADNLAKRAAVLE
- the aroA gene encoding 3-phosphoshikimate 1-carboxyvinyltransferase, whose product is MMFKGKIRVGSDKSISQRALILSSIAEGKTYIKHLLNSRDIDCTMRALQMLGVSIGQKDEYVVVEGKGKFSLREPEDVLNLGNSGTGMRLLAGLVSGANFLTIFTGDESLRKRPMKRIVQPLRMMGAMIDGRENGAIPPLVIRGKCPLNGIRYEMPVASAQVKSAILLAGLFSQGEVEIKEPLPSRNHTEIMLKSMNVDVECVDCLISLGSNRILHSPGYIEIGADISSAAYFMVTAALVPRSQVLFEDIVLNPTRAGILDVFRMMNVEFEIRNSREINGEKIGEVVVCYSPHIRGVSLEGSIIPRIIDEIPIICILASCADGKTIIKDASELRYKECDRIKAMVENLSHIGIKCEELPDGIIIEGGRLTGGKINTYYDHRIAMSFAIASLVSKDNIVLDDTSSIDTSYPMFFKHLTDLTIS
- the lptC gene encoding LPS export ABC transporter periplasmic protein LptC; protein product: MEYRNKLTIFRIIFYLFVVVCALFILISLIKKKPFILNKTKQNLANVVGTVKDVNYKQIVNKEGLKYVLKAKEMKIYKGDIYLFRDVQLRHPTKKYGDILIMAKAARADKERNVQLDGNVTARGKNFTIKTEKANWNSGKDELSGLGKVTFQGEIDLSGVGFKYKRKNDMLYIYHDVDVWIR